TAAAACGCAGACCAAGAATTTTATTTTTAGCAGATAGAAATATATTAGCCGATCAGGCCTACAATTCATTTTCGGCATTTCCCGAAGATGCTTTGGTGCGGATCAAGCCGAAAGAAGTCAATAAACAAGGGCGGGTACCCACCAACGGCAACATTTTCTTTACCATTTTTCAATCGTTTATGTCGGGTTCGGACGCAGAAGGCAAGCCGGTTCCGAACTACGGACAGTATCCTCGCGATTTCTTTGATTTCATCATCATCGACGAGTGCCACCGTGGCGGCGCAAATGACGAAAGCAACTGGCGGGGAATTTTAGAATATTTCAGTCCGGCAGTGCAACTGGGTTTAACAGCCACACCCAAACGAAAAGACAATGTGGACACGTACCGCTATTTTGGCGAGCCGGTTTACATTTATTCGTTGAAAGAAGGCATCAATGACGGTTTCCTGACGCCATTCAAAGTAAAACGCATCAAAACCACTTTGGACGATTACCGCTACACTTCAGACGACACGATTGTAGAAGGCGAAATTGAAGAAGGCAAACTCTATGAAGAAAAAGACTTTAACCGCACCATCGAAATTGAAGAACGGGAAGCGAAGCGGGTAAACATCTTTTTAGAAGAAGCCAGCCAAACCGAAAAGGCTATTATTTTCTGTGCCAATCAGGGACATGCAGCATTGATAAGAGATTTGGTAAACCAAAATGCAAAAAGCAAAGACCCATTTTATTGCGTTCGTGTAACTGCCAATGACGGCGAAGAAGGGGAAAGACTACTAAGAGAGTTTCAGGACAATGAAAAGACAATCCCAACCATTCTGACTACTTCGCAAAAACTCTCTACGGGAGTGGATGCAAGGAATATTCGGAATATCGTTTTGCTTCGCCCGGTCAATTCGATGATTGAGTTTAAACAAATCGTAGGGCGAGGCACACGGCTTTTTGACGGTAAAGAGTTTTTCACGATTTACGACTTTGTCGATGCTTACAAGCATTTCTCAGACCCTGAATGGGACGGAGAACCTTTGGAAGAAGAATCTTGCAAAAAGTGCGGGAAAAACCCGTGTGAATGCGAGTATGCGCCACCGCAACCTTGTCCGACTTGTGGTCAAAGCCCTTGTATTTGCATTCAGGAACCGCCGCCACCTTGTTACAAATGTGGTCAAAGTCCATGCGTATGCAAGAAGAAAGTAAAAGTCAAACTGGCTCGTGGCAAAGAGAGAGAAATCAAACATATGGTTTCCACTTCCTTTTGGAGTGCGGAAGGAAAACCAATTTTGGCAGAAGAATTTTTGAGTAATCTGTTTGGGGAGTTGCCAAAACTATTCAAGGACGAAGAAGAATTGCGGAAACTGTGGAGCAATCCTCAAACCCGCAGGATTTTGTTGGAAAGGTTAGACGAAGCAGGTTTTCCCAAATCCGATTTGCTGACCTTACAGAAGTTGGTAGAGATGGAAAAAAGCGACCTGTACGATGTATTGGAATATGTTTTCAATGGCGACTATATCGCAATGACCAGAGAAGCCAGAGCCAAAGCAGCAGAGGCAACCATTTTTGCCTTACTCAACGACAAACAAAGAGAGTTTATCACCTTCGTTTTAAGCAAATACATTGAAACCGGCGTAGAAGAACTAGACCAGGAGAAACTCCCAATCCTACTGACAAACAAGTATCAATCATTAGAAGACGCGAAAGAAATTTTGGGTGATGTAGCCAACATCAGCAGACTGTTTATAGAATTTCAGGAACATCTTTACAAACAGAAAGCAGCGTAATTAAAGTAACACCTGCGAACAACCTCCCCCCATGCCCAAACCCCTCACTTTCCTTCTCACACTGTTAACCCTGAGTGTATTCGCGCAGAAAAATCCGACGGAGGAAGCTGCGCCCATTGTCGCTGAAGGGAAGCTGTTGTACAAATCGGAAATGGCTTCCTGGTATGGGACAGACCTGTTTCTGGAAAAATATAATAACAGAGATCATATCGGCGGGTATTTTTCCTACACAGATGAGTCTGTTCACTAAACTGCGTCACCCTTGCGTTGCGGGTAACAGTTGCCCATCTGAGAGGGTTGAAAAATGTAAACTATTTTCATTTTTGAATAAAGAAATTGGTTTTTTATCAGTTTTGTTCCTATTATTGCAAACGAATTGCAAAAATAGAGGATAAAATGATCATCAACTTTAGTGTTCAGAATTTCGGCTCAATTAAAGACAAACAAACGCTTTCATTTGAGGCTGACAAATCAACACACCTTGAAGATGCTTACATCGTAAAATTTGGCGAGCATAGAATATTGAAACTTGCCTTGATTTATGGTGCAAACGCGTCGGGCAAAACAACCATACTTAACGCACTCTCTTTTTTAAGAGATATTGTTATTAATCCGGAAAGAAAAAAAAATAACGAATTAGATTTTAGTCCGTTTCTTTTTGACCCAAATACCCCTAAACAAAACTCAATTATTTCAATAGAGTTTTTCCAAAAAAATATTAAATACTTTTACGAAGTAGAGTTCTTTAAAAAAGCGATTGTATCAGAGGCATTGAATTTTTACAGCCCAAATAAAGCTACCGTTTTTAAGAGAAAAACTAATCTTGAAAATCAGTTTACGGAAATAACTTTTGGTAGCAAAATTTCTACGGATAAGATTTTTGAAAAAACGCTTGAAGCTAATACACTGTGGAACAATACAGTTCTGGGTGGTTATCTAAAAACAAATATTGACCTCAAAGAGCTACAAGAAGTTGTAGATTGGTTTGGTAGTTATCTCAGCCCAATGGTTTATACAGGAACCGAATTAGAGGGGTTTATTACTTCAAAAATCGACGACAACGAAATTTCTAAATCTGACGTTGTTACAATCTTAAAGAAAGCGGACTTTAATATCTCAGATATTGTTATTCAAAAAGAAGAAGAGGAAATTCCTGACGGGTTAATTGATTTTTTGAAAAAACAAGTCAAAGTGCCGAGCGATAAGATTAAGGAGTTGCAGGAAAAAGGAAATATAACCGCCATAAACATTGAATTTGAACATACAGTAAATAACACTAAATATACTTTACCGCTGGAATTTGAATCGCAGGGAACGAGGCGTTATTATGGTTTCGCAGGCTTGTTAGCTCTATTAATCAAAAGCTCAACAGCATTTCAAATTGACAAATTAGAAGCGTCGTTGCACCCTGATTTATATTTACATTTCCTGCTTTCTTTTCTCTTGAATGCTAAAAACTCTCAAATCATTGCGACAACACACAATCGCGAAATTTTAGACAACAAAGACATATTTAGAAATGATGCAATATGGTTCACAGACAAGCAGGAAAGTTGCTCTACCGAACTTTATTCATTAGCTGATTTTGATAGTTCTGTGGTTCGTAACACTACAAATATTTTAAATGCTTACAAAAGCGGTAAATTAAGTGGAACACCTAATCTGGGCGATACTTTCATTGATTTAAGCCTATGAGAAAGCCTAAGAAGATTGCGCCCAGGACAAATCCTTCTTTCGCTGTTGTAGTGGATGGCGAGACGGAAGTTTGGTATTTACAAATGTTAAAGCGGAACGAACGGGATATTCGTGTCAGCATAAAACCCGAAATTCCGAGCAAAAAAAGCGTAGAGGAACAATATAATTTGGTTTGTGATTTGTCTGGAAAAGAGTTTACAAAAGTTTTTTGGATTATTGACCTTGATACTTTTATCAAAGAAGCCAACGAAACACCCAAAGGAAAAAAATCACCCCTCAAAACTTTTGAAGAATATCGAAAAAATCTTGCAGGCAACTTCAAAAATGTTGTCGTGATTGTAAATAATCCTTGTCTTGAATTTTGGTTTCTGCTTCATTTTGAAAAAACATCAAAATATTTCGACAATTGTTCAGGTGCGGAAACACAACTGGAAAAATACTTAAAGAATTACGAGAAAACACAAAAATTTTTCACGAAACAGAATGATGACATTTATTTGAAGTTAAAACCAAACTTAAAGACTGCATTACAAAATTCACTTGCGCTTGGAAGCTTCAACAACCAAAAACCGACAAAAGCAATGTGCGAAATGGAACTATTGTTTCAATCAGACGAACTGAAAAAACACTTTGAATAAAAGACCTACACTTCCCCTATGAAATACCTACTCATTTTCTTCCTTGCATTCTCCTTGCTGCTATCTTGCAACAACGCCACTTCTACCAGCCAAAATGTGTCCACCGACACTGGCGGTTTGCAAGACGACCCCGACCTCGTGGCCATCGACGCGTGTATCCACGGCTTCTATCAATGGTATGAGACCAATATGAATACCCTGGCAAATATCGCCTACGTCAGGTCTGGCAAACCCGCCACGCTCGACAACGCCAATCTGGATGAATATTATGCAAAGCTCAAACAAAGCGGCTTTATCAGTCAGGTTTATATTGACGGCGACAGAGCGTATTTAAAAAACCTCGAAGCGACTTATTGGAAAGATGAAGATGTGACCGAACAGCCGCTCTCAGGTCTCGATTACGATCGTTTTTTCTGTGGCCAGGACTATGACATCGTCTTTTGGACGACGGCCCCCGTGGCTGCGGACGGGCTGGGCACAAACCAGGCAACGGCTACCCTTTCCGGTGTGGAATGGGACATGGAGCGAACACAAAAATTTGAGATGGTACGAGAGAACGGCAAGTGGCGCATCGCAAAAATTCTTTGCGAAACAGGGGAGTGAGGCCGCAGGGGGCTGTTGATCTTCCGGGGATATTCGCTGGGCTATGCTAGTTACCCCCGAAAAACACTTAACTTCAAACCTGAAAACCAACACATCCAACCATGAGTGAAATCATCATATACAAAACCCCCGACAGGAAAACGGGACATCGAATACTTCAATCTGGACGCGATCCTTTCCGTAGGTTATCGGGTGAACTCCAAACGCGGCACCCAATTTCGGCAGTGGGCAACCCAGCGGCTCAAAGATTACCTGGTGCAGGGTTATGCCATCAATGAAAAACGCCTGGCAGAAAAACAACAGCAGGTGGAATATCTGAAAACAGGGATTCGCCTTAAGCCGCCACAAAAAGATAGCAGTAACAACAAAATATTTGTAAATTAGCCTAAAGGTAACCGCTGAATCAAATGGTAGAATTTAAAATACAGCTCGAGGAAAGCATTGTCCAGACTTTTGGCTATAAAGAAGTAGAAAAATATTTACAGGACTTTGTAAAAACAATGTTGTTGAAAGCAGCAGCACAGGATATTCTGGAGGATTTGAAAACAATAGACCTCCAAAATGACAAAGAATGGCAGGCAGCCCGGCACCTTGCGTGGCAGCAGGAGAGCCATAAATATATTATTGCGAGATGATCGATTTTGTCATTGATGCTAATGTTTTAATAAGTATTCTCCTAAGTGGAAAAGCTGGTTATAGGCCTATTTTGTCATTTAATAATTTTATCCTTCCTGATTTTGCCCTTATAGAAATTGAGAAGTATAGGGATATTTTGAGGAGTAAAACTAAAATGTCGCATCTGGGGTCTTGGAAGTCTTCCGCCGGATGTTCGAAACCAGGGATCTTTCTTACTCACGCGCGCTAAGGCGCAAAACCCCGGGCAAACTAGAGGGGCGACCATTGAGGCTACAAATCGAAGATGCCTTAGGTACATTTGACCTCTCCGAGGTCTTGCCTGACGGCAACCCCCGGCATAAATACCTTTCTTTTCGTTTTTCCGGCGAAGCCGAGACTTCGGAGAAGTCAAATGTTTGTAGCCGAACGGCGTCCTCTTTTTTATTTTCTTTCTTGTTACGCGCCGCAGCGCGCAGCGATACTTTTTGAAGACTTTTTGCGAACACTTTGATGAGATAAGCCTTCTCTTTAACCCTTTCAAATACCCCCGAAAAACACTTAACTTCACACCTGAAAACCAACACATCCAACCATGAGTGAAATCGTCATATACAAAACCCCCGACAGGAAAACCGAAGTAGAAGTTCAGTTTGATGGAGATACCGTGTGGCTGACACAGGTTCAAATGGCCGCGTTGTTTAATCAAACCAAACAGAACATCAGTTTGCACATCAATAACTGCTTCAAAGAAAAGGAGTTAAGCAAAAAAGCAACTGTCAAGGAATCCTTGACGGTTCAAGCTGAAGGCAAACGGCAGGTAAAACGTAAGCTGGAATACTACAATTTGGATGTGATTATTTCGGTCGGATACAGAGTAAAGTCAGTACGCGGCACCCAATTTCGGCAGTGGGCAACCCAGCGGCTCAAAGATTACCTGGTGCAGGGTTACGCCATCAACGAAAAACGCCTGGCAGAAAAACAACAACAGGTGGAATATCTGAAAACCGGCATCCGGATACTCAGCCGCGCGATTACCCAACAGGCAACCGAAGAAGACAGCCAAGTGTTGCAAATCTTTGCCAAAGGGCTGGAATTGCTGGACGATTACGATCACGAACAACTGGATGCTAAAGGTAAAACCCAACGCCAGACCGCGTACCCCGAGGTGCAGGAGTATTTGGAATTGATAGCCAATATGAAGTCGGATTTTGCCTCTGATGTTTTTGCAAAACCAAAAGATATGGGTTTTGAAAGTTCGGTAAAACAGATAGAGCAAAGTTTTGACGGCAAAGATCTCTATGAGACCATTGAAGAAAAGGCCGCCACATTGCTATATCTGATTGTCAAAAATCACTCATTTGTAGATGGCAATAAACGCATAGCTGCTGCCTGCTTTTTGTATTTTCTGGAAAAAAACAAGATGCTTTATGCTGATACCACCCCGATCATCAGCAATGATACTTTAGCTGCATTGACCTTGTTTGTAGCCACCAGCAAACCCGAAGAAATAGAAACAGTGAAACGGTTAGTGATCAGCATTTTAAACCGAAGCACCTCACCCCCACACAATCACCCTTAGATTATTCGCCGCCAGAATTGCCAGGATCAACAGGGGTAACATGGTACATATAGTCTGTGAATAAACGATTACTGTAAAATAATGAGGGACCGAATACAGTTACGATTTACTACTAATTACCACTTTGATTTCATCACGCGTTATTTCCAACAATTGGGCTTCATCTATTTTACTGATAATAGTACCCCAATATTCTTCAAAAAACATATGCATCTCCCGAATCCGAATATTACCCAATCGTAAATGGATAACTTTAACTGACGGATCCAACATACATCGGAAAAAGAAATCAGAGTCTCTGGAAATAATGATTAAGTTATTCTCTTTGGCATAATTCCAGATTAGTGTATCACTCCAGTCAGGCCCTAAATCCAGTTGATGGATGAACTCCGGTCCCTGAAAATAGTTGAAAAACTTGGGCAGATTGATATCAATCAGAAACCGGTAAGGATGACTCATTACCCAGCGAGTTTATAGACAATTGCCTCTCGATCTACCGCCTGTGCCGCAAAAGCCAGGCATGCATATATATCTTCTTCATTCAGAAATGGGTATGCTGTCAGGATATCCGCAGCACTGTCTCCTGCGGCCAAATGTTCCAATATTGAGCGGACGGTAATGCGTAATCCACGGATAGTTGGTTTTCCGTTACAAAGATCGGGATGTATGGTAATGAGTTTCTGCATACAAACTTAGGTTTTGTTAAAGATAGCGATTTCTTTTGAAATTTACCCCCACACAATCACCCTTAGATTATTCGCCGCCAGAATTGCCAGGATCAGTAAACCGATGGCGCCCAGAATGTTTTGCGTGCGGCTGTTGGCCAATTCTCCCATGACCTGCTTCTTGTTGGCGATAAGGAAAATGACCAGCCCGATCATCGGCGCCAGATAAATCGTGACCGCCTGGGCAAATACAATCATCTCCAATGGCAGTCGCCCAAAAATCAGCGCCGTCGCCGCTCCCATTACAATCACTACGGTGATGCATATCCGCACCCCGGGCCGGTGAAATCCCTCTTTTATGCCGAGGGTTTCGGCGAGGATCGAACCGCCAATCGTCGCATTGCCCAGCAAAGATGAAAAAGATGCGCCGAAAAGGCCAAACATAAACACTACTTTGGTAAAACTTCCAAACAGGGGTTCGAGTGCCCTGCCCATATCCGTGGCTGTTTTGACTTCGATTCCCTGTGGCTGCAAAACCGCGCCCGCCGCCGCCATGACCATGATACTGATAAGCCCGAGAATGATAATCCCGGTCAATGCTTCCCCTGTCGCCGTCTTTTTCTGCGAAATATCCCAGCCTTTTGCCCGCACCAGATACGACTGGTAAAACGCGCCCACAATCGAAAAACTGGAAGCCGTAATTGCCGCTACCAGCAAAACCGATCCCTCCGGCAGTCGCGGTACAAATAGCCCGTGCAACATTTCTCCTACCGCGGGTTGCGCCACAAAAACCGTAATCAGGAAAGCCAGCAGCATGGTTCCCACCAGAAATATCATCACTTTCTCCAGCACTTTATAAAACCCGGGGAAAAACAGCAGTCCGATCGCCAGGGCAGAAAAAGCGAGTACAAAAGGAGTGGCAGAGGTGTGAAACAATTCGCCAAAAGCTATGCCCGCGCCGATAGAATTTCCCGCCTGAAAAGCTGCCGTAACGAGAAATGTGCCGATGCCGGTGAGAATGGCCACCCACCTGCCGTAATGTTCAGTTGCCAGGCTGATCAGGCTTTGCTGGGAAGCCAGGCCAATCCGGGCAGACATCTGGGTAAAAACCGACATAAAAACCAGTGCCAGCGGGATCACCCACAGCAATTGATAACCAAATCCGGCACCCAGCTTTGAGGCAACGGTAAGGCTCCCCGGCCCAAAGACCAGCGCGGCGGTGATGATACCCGGCCCGAGGTTACGCAGGAGTTGTAAGAAGCTGAATCTTTGCATAGGGGAAGATAGGCGGAAAAGTTGATTTCATTGTATCCTGTCTTATTTTCTCCGGATTAATACTTTTTCCCAGAGTTTCCATTACTTTAGGTTCAGAAATAATCGAAACCTAATTATGGCTTATCTCTCTTTCGGCAATACCTGGTGGGGAAAACAGTGGCTTCAGTCCCTCGGGAATATTGATTATGAAAGCAGGCTTCCCCGTGGAAGGGCCTACGCCGGAAAAGGCGCCGTAGTCAGTATAAAACTCACCGAAAAAGGCATCGAAGCGAAGGTACAGGGCACAAGACCCAACCCCTATCAGGTGGACATAAAACTTACGCCCTTTTCGCCCAAAGAAAAAGCCACTCTCCTGAGCCTGATTACAGAAAACCCCTTTTTCCTCTCCCAACTCCTCAACCGCGAAGTACCCGCCGAACTCCACGAGGCTTGTGAAAATGCAGATATTCACCTTTTTCCCCGCTCATGGAGAGATATGCATGGTAGTTGCTCCTGCCCCGACTGGGCGGTACCCTGCAAACATATGGCTGCGGCCCTCTACCTCACCGCCAACGAAATCGATAAAAACCCTTTCTGGATTTTTGACCTCCGGGGTTTTGATATACTGAAAGGGCTGGCAGCTATCGGTTTTACCGGTTCGGAAAGCAAGGCCATTTCCATCCCCCGGGTGCCGGGGCTGATGGACATAAAAGAAGCAGTTCAGCCTGGGCAGTATGAATGGGATGAAGAACTATACCAACAAATTGACCTGGCCACAATTCCCGACTGCAAAGACCAGCTTCTCACCCTGCTGCGAAGAAAACCTGTCTTTTATCCGGAAGGCGATTTTTGGGAAGAATTACGGCTGGTATATAACAGAATTGCCAAATCGTTCAGGCAGATGGAAACATCAGCAGAAGCAGATGAAAATACCCTGCGGCAATTGGACAGAGTGGAGAATGTACACATTCTGACTGATCCCGATCTGGCACTTGACGCAGTGGAGATGGAAGACGCGGAGGGGAATACCATTTTCGAATTTCAATACATAGAAGAACTGTTGCCCGTATTGGAGTCCATTCCTCCCTCGCGGTTGGAACTTCAATCTCCTGCACTCCGATATTTGCATCTGCTCACCCGCCTTGCACAGAAACTTGTACGACAGAGTGCATTTATCCCGCAATTGCTGGAGTCAGACAGCGGAGATTTTTTTGTGCGATGGCTGCCAGCGATGATGAGCGAAGAAGTGGCCGGTATCTGCGAAAAAGTGCGCCGCCTTTGTCCGCCCGATTTTATCTCCTGTGATGAAGAAGCATTGGCTCCGATAGAAGAGGAATATTTCCAGATGCAGATTTCACTCTTTATCGATCACTATGTACACAACTGGTCAGATATACCCGAAAATCATGTTTCCCGCTTTCACCAGTTGTTTTTCAATTCGCTGCTTATCCCATTCCGCCAATTTGCCAACCGGGAGGCTCCGGGAGCCATTCACCTTTGGCTGGGCAGGTTTTATATTACACAAAAAAATTATGTTCCGATACTAAACGTAACAGATACAGGCGCCGAATTTGAGGTAAATATCCTCGTGGAAAGCCGTCAGACTACACCGGAAGTGCCCGTCACGCTGGCCCATTTTCTGAGTGAAGACCAATACAAATCCCAGCGGGTCGAACTGCTGCGCGACCTCGCCATGCTGGCAGATCATTTTCCGCAGATCAGACAACTGGTAGCCAATGGAGGGATTACGCCGCTGCGGTTCAATTCGGAGGAATTTGTCGAAATCCTTCTCAAAACGATACCCGTCTTTCGCCTGATGGGAATCAGAATATCGATGCCCCGCGAACTGCATCGGCTGATTCGCCCACAGTCTGCGCTTTTACTTGATCAGGGAGACGATGGAAAAGTAACCATAGGATCGGGGATTATCAGCCTGGATGAGATGCTGGTATTCAGGTGGCAGGTGGCCATCGGAGATGATAATATTTCGGTAGAGGAATTTCTCCGCATGACAAAACAAATGGCAGGAATCGTCAAATGGAAAGAGCAGTACGTGTATTTTGACGAAAAAGAATTGCGCGTACTTTCCGAAAAACTGAAAAATCCGCCCGAACTCACCAGCCGCGACCTGCTTCAGGCAGCACTTATCGGCGAATACGCCGGAGGGAAAGTAACCCTCAGTGCTGCTGCGCAAAAAATATTCGACGAACTCCTGACGCCCAAACCCGTGCCATTGCCCGAAGGGTTGAAAGCCAGTCTCCGTCCCTATCAGCAGCGGGGATTTGAGTGGCTTTACAAAAATTCCCGGCTCGGTATGGGGTGCATTATCGCCGATGATATGGGCCTGGGCAAAACCATTCAGGTAATCACTACCCTGCTGAAATGGAAAGAAGAAGGCAGGCTCGAAACCCAGAAAGCATTGGTCATTGCCCCGACTTCCCTGCTCACCAACTGGGACCGCGAAGTCAAAAAATTTGCACCCAAACTGCATACCACGCTTTACCACGGCCCGCAGCGCAATCTTCATACGTTGAAGGAAGCCGATATTGCACTTACTACCTACGGCACGGCCCGCAGCGATATGGCCAAACTCCAGAAACAAAACTGGGCAGCCATTATCATCGATGAGGCGCAAAACATCAAAAACCCCGCAGCAGAGCAGACCAAAAGTATCAAAAAACTCCACGCCCCGGTGCGTATTGCCATGAGTGGTACACCGGTCGAAAACCGCCTTTCAGAATACTGGAGCCTGTTTGATTTTTCCAATAAAGGATACCTCGGCAGCCTCAACCAGTTTAAGGATTTGTACGCCCGTCCGATTGAAGTAGAAAAAGACCATCGCATATTGGATCGGTTTAAAAAAGTTACCGAGCCTTTCCTGCTGCGGAGGCTCAAAACAGACAAAACGATTATTCAGGATTTGCCCGACAAAATCGAACAGGACCAGTATAGCACACTTACTCCTAACCAGGCCGCACTCTACGAAGGCGTGCTCGATACACTCCTCCGCGATGTGGAAGGGCAGGAAGGAATCGAAAGGCAGGGGCTGATTCTCAAGATGATTACGGCACTCAAACAAATCTGCAACCACCCGTGGCAGTTTCTCAAGTCCGGAGAGCGAAACCAGGATCTTTCGGGCAAAGCGCGGCTCCTGATAGATTTGTTGTCACCTATTCTGGAAAACGGGGAAAAGGCCTTGATTTTTACCCAGTACCGCGAGATGGGCGAATTGTTGTGCGAATTTATCGAAGAAAACTACGGGCAGCGGCCACCGTTTTTGCATGGCGGCGTGAGCCGGAAGGAAAGAGACTATATGGTTGACGCGTTTCAGAAGGACAGAAATACGCGAGTATTGCTGCTTTCACTCAAAGCCGGGGGCACAGGCCTGAACCTCACGGCGGCCAACCATGTGATCCACTACGACCTGTGGTGGAACCCTGCGGTGGAAGCGCAGGCCACCGACCGCGCATTCAGGATCGGACAGACCCGCCAGGTATTTGTGCATAGGTTTATCACCAAAGGTACATTCGAAGAGAAAATCAACCTTCTCATTCAGTCCAAAAAAGAACTGGCAGACCTGACGGTGGCAGCGGGAGAAAAATGGATTGGAGATTTATCTG
The DNA window shown above is from Bacteroidia bacterium and carries:
- a CDS encoding DEAD/DEAH box helicase translates to MAYLSFGNTWWGKQWLQSLGNIDYESRLPRGRAYAGKGAVVSIKLTEKGIEAKVQGTRPNPYQVDIKLTPFSPKEKATLLSLITENPFFLSQLLNREVPAELHEACENADIHLFPRSWRDMHGSCSCPDWAVPCKHMAAALYLTANEIDKNPFWIFDLRGFDILKGLAAIGFTGSESKAISIPRVPGLMDIKEAVQPGQYEWDEELYQQIDLATIPDCKDQLLTLLRRKPVFYPEGDFWEELRLVYNRIAKSFRQMETSAEADENTLRQLDRVENVHILTDPDLALDAVEMEDAEGNTIFEFQYIEELLPVLESIPPSRLELQSPALRYLHLLTRLAQKLVRQSAFIPQLLESDSGDFFVRWLPAMMSEEVAGICEKVRRLCPPDFISCDEEALAPIEEEYFQMQISLFIDHYVHNWSDIPENHVSRFHQLFFNSLLIPFRQFANREAPGAIHLWLGRFYITQKNYVPILNVTDTGAEFEVNILVESRQTTPEVPVTLAHFLSEDQYKSQRVELLRDLAMLADHFPQIRQLVANGGITPLRFNSEEFVEILLKTIPVFRLMGIRISMPRELHRLIRPQSALLLDQGDDGKVTIGSGIISLDEMLVFRWQVAIGDDNISVEEFLRMTKQMAGIVKWKEQYVYFDEKELRVLSEKLKNPPELTSRDLLQAALIGEYAGGKVTLSAAAQKIFDELLTPKPVPLPEGLKASLRPYQQRGFEWLYKNSRLGMGCIIADDMGLGKTIQVITTLLKWKEEGRLETQKALVIAPTSLLTNWDREVKKFAPKLHTTLYHGPQRNLHTLKEADIALTTYGTARSDMAKLQKQNWAAIIIDEAQNIKNPAAEQTKSIKKLHAPVRIAMSGTPVENRLSEYWSLFDFSNKGYLGSLNQFKDLYARPIEVEKDHRILDRFKKVTEPFLLRRLKTDKTIIQDLPDKIEQDQYSTLTPNQAALYEGVLDTLLRDVEGQEGIERQGLILKMITALKQICNHPWQFLKSGERNQDLSGKARLLIDLLSPILENGEKALIFTQYREMGELLCEFIEENYGQRPPFLHGGVSRKERDYMVDAFQKDRNTRVLLLSLKAGGTGLNLTAANHVIHYDLWWNPAVEAQATDRAFRIGQTRQVFVHRFITKGTFEEKINLLIQSKKELADLTVAAGEKWIGDLSDKDLRRLVEMG